One window from the genome of Acidimicrobiales bacterium encodes:
- a CDS encoding TraR/DksA C4-type zinc finger protein: protein MTVSSDADEIRRQLEDERDDLQSRLDELSRTEVAGSEGPLAYDDNFADSGQVAAEQGENQALAGQLREQLDAVDKALARLADGSYGRCEVCGEPIAPARLEAMPAATTCINHA, encoded by the coding sequence ATGACCGTGTCCAGCGACGCCGACGAGATCCGCCGCCAGCTCGAAGACGAGCGCGACGACTTGCAGTCGCGTCTCGACGAGTTGAGCCGGACCGAGGTGGCGGGCAGCGAGGGCCCGCTCGCGTACGACGACAACTTCGCCGACTCTGGCCAGGTTGCGGCCGAGCAGGGCGAGAACCAGGCGTTGGCCGGGCAGCTGCGTGAACAGCTCGACGCCGTCGACAAGGCGCTCGCCCGCCTCGCCGACGGGTCGTACGGACGTTGCGAGGTGTGCGGCGAGCCCATTGCCCCGGCCCGCCTCGAGGCGATGCCGGCCGCGACCACTTGCATCAACCACGCCTGA
- a CDS encoding NAD(P)/FAD-dependent oxidoreductase: MTGRPQVVIIGAGFGGLACADRLAGASFDVTVVDRNNYSTFQPLLYQVATGGLNAADVAYPVRSALRRRPRVRFRWADVIGVDWSARSLSVRDLGAASGAVEASLPFDHLVVAAGGAAEFFGVEGAAEHALPLYSLGGAVGLRNRVLRQFERAAASPDRLGAGTLTVAVVGGGPTGVEVAGALAELFERVFPTDYPSLDLAKARVVLVEAADLLAAFGEPSRRHARDRLLAKGVEVRLGVGVKAIRADGLALDSGEDLAADTVIWAAGVRAAPVAALLGLASGRGGRVVVDERLRVPDHDHVWAIGDVAEIAAGPAGAGVGHLPGLAQVALQGGRYVAASILNEAAGRPRPGPFRYHDKGIMATIGRRAAVVELPSGLRLSGGIAWLAWLGLHLVFLTGLRNRVSVLVNWAWNYVWWNPASRLILGDATGEGDDAARSAGHPPEGEGGPLA; this comes from the coding sequence ATGACCGGTCGGCCCCAGGTCGTGATCATCGGCGCCGGCTTCGGCGGCTTGGCCTGCGCGGACCGCCTGGCCGGAGCGTCGTTCGACGTGACCGTGGTCGACCGGAACAACTACTCGACGTTCCAGCCGTTGCTGTACCAGGTCGCGACCGGCGGGCTGAACGCTGCGGACGTCGCGTACCCGGTGCGCAGCGCCCTCCGTCGCCGCCCGCGCGTGCGGTTCCGGTGGGCCGACGTCATCGGCGTGGACTGGTCGGCGCGTTCCTTGTCGGTGCGCGACCTCGGCGCCGCGAGCGGAGCGGTCGAGGCATCGCTGCCGTTTGACCACCTCGTCGTCGCGGCAGGCGGTGCAGCCGAGTTCTTCGGCGTCGAAGGCGCCGCCGAACACGCGCTCCCGCTGTACTCGCTCGGCGGGGCCGTGGGCCTCCGCAACCGCGTGCTGCGCCAGTTCGAGCGTGCCGCGGCGTCGCCCGATCGCCTGGGTGCGGGCACCTTGACCGTTGCGGTGGTCGGTGGGGGACCGACGGGCGTCGAGGTGGCCGGCGCCCTGGCGGAGCTCTTCGAGCGGGTGTTCCCGACCGACTACCCGTCACTGGACTTGGCGAAGGCCCGGGTGGTGTTGGTGGAAGCTGCCGACCTGCTTGCCGCGTTCGGCGAGCCGTCGCGACGCCATGCGCGGGACCGGCTGCTCGCCAAAGGCGTCGAAGTCCGGCTCGGTGTCGGGGTGAAGGCGATCCGCGCCGATGGCCTGGCGCTCGACTCGGGTGAAGATCTGGCAGCCGACACGGTGATCTGGGCGGCGGGCGTGCGGGCGGCCCCGGTCGCCGCGCTGCTCGGGCTCGCCAGCGGCAGGGGCGGCCGGGTGGTGGTCGACGAGCGGCTGCGCGTGCCGGACCACGATCACGTGTGGGCGATCGGCGACGTGGCCGAGATCGCCGCAGGCCCGGCCGGCGCCGGTGTCGGCCACCTGCCGGGGTTGGCCCAAGTCGCGTTGCAAGGTGGCAGGTACGTGGCTGCGTCGATCCTGAACGAAGCTGCTGGTCGCCCGCGCCCGGGGCCGTTCCGCTACCACGACAAGGGGATCATGGCGACGATCGGCCGCCGGGCCGCGGTGGTCGAGCTGCCCTCGGGCCTGCGTCTGTCGGGTGGGATCGCATGGTTGGCTTGGCTCGGCCTGCACCTGGTGTTCCTCACGGGACTGCGCAATCGGGTGTCCGTGCTGGTCAACTGGGCGTGGAACTACGTGTGGTGGAATCCCGCTTCGCGGCTGATCCTCGGCGACGCCACGGGCGAGGGCGATGACGCAGCTCGCAGCGCCGGGCACCCGCCGGAGGGCGAAGGCGGGCCTCTGGCATGA
- a CDS encoding phosphotransferase family protein has product MSNEAEGEAREMERPTTSTRDVGETAAALQRWLAGKLPEGSDPELGDVVVPEGNGMSSETLLFTASWRREGKPESRRCVARIEPPDSAHPVFPSYDLDLQYRVMDLVGRATAVPVPEVMWFEGDRSVLGVPFFVMSRIDGEVPRDVMPYTFGDNFVADGSDGDRAALQRSAIATLAEIHTLRPHQHDLGFLAYDEPGASALERHLAHWRGYHEWVVATRPSPLLADCFRWLEDHFPEETGPDALSWGDSRIGNMMFVGTDVVAVFDWEMAGIAPPEVDAGWMSYLHQFFQDLTVDAGMPGLPGMFQPNEVRRTYQEVSGRELHDLRWYVAYAAIRHGVIMRRVTERSILFGQAEVPDDLDDLIMHRRTLEGMLDGSYWATMGW; this is encoded by the coding sequence GTGAGCAACGAAGCCGAGGGCGAGGCCCGGGAGATGGAGCGACCGACCACGTCGACGCGCGACGTGGGGGAGACGGCCGCCGCGCTGCAGCGCTGGCTGGCCGGCAAGCTCCCCGAGGGCAGCGACCCGGAGCTTGGCGACGTGGTCGTCCCCGAGGGCAACGGCATGTCATCGGAGACGCTGCTGTTCACGGCGTCGTGGCGCCGCGAGGGCAAGCCCGAGTCGCGGCGCTGCGTCGCCCGTATCGAGCCTCCGGATTCAGCTCACCCGGTGTTTCCGTCGTACGACCTCGATCTCCAGTACCGCGTCATGGACCTGGTCGGGCGAGCGACCGCCGTGCCCGTGCCCGAAGTGATGTGGTTCGAGGGCGACCGATCGGTGCTCGGTGTGCCCTTCTTCGTGATGAGCCGCATCGACGGCGAGGTGCCGCGCGACGTGATGCCGTACACGTTCGGCGACAACTTCGTGGCCGACGGCAGCGACGGCGACCGGGCGGCCCTCCAGCGCTCCGCGATCGCCACCTTGGCCGAGATCCACACACTTCGGCCCCACCAGCACGATCTCGGGTTCCTCGCGTACGACGAGCCCGGCGCATCCGCGCTCGAGCGGCATCTGGCCCATTGGCGGGGTTATCACGAGTGGGTCGTGGCGACGCGCCCCTCGCCGCTCTTGGCCGACTGCTTCCGCTGGCTCGAGGACCACTTTCCCGAGGAGACCGGACCCGACGCGTTGTCATGGGGCGACAGCCGGATCGGCAACATGATGTTCGTCGGGACCGACGTCGTCGCGGTGTTCGACTGGGAGATGGCGGGCATCGCTCCGCCCGAGGTCGACGCCGGCTGGATGTCGTACTTGCACCAGTTCTTCCAAGACCTCACGGTCGATGCCGGGATGCCCGGGCTGCCGGGCATGTTCCAACCGAACGAGGTGCGACGCACGTACCAGGAAGTGTCGGGCCGCGAGTTGCACGATCTGCGCTGGTACGTCGCGTACGCCGCGATCCGTCACGGGGTGATCATGCGGCGGGTCACCGAGCGGTCGATCCTGTTCGGCCAGGCCGAGGTCCCTGACGACCTCGACGACCTGATCATGCACCGCCGGACCCTCGAGGGAATGCTCGACGGTTCGTACTGGGCGACGATGGGATGGTGA
- the trpS gene encoding tryptophan--tRNA ligase produces the protein MTRVFSGMQPTGDATLGSLLGALRHWVADQSRDAVYCVVDLHALTRPIDPAELRRRTLELATLMLAVGIDPEVATLFVQSHVAEHTSLAWLMQCTASIGELRRMTQFKDKSASATFVSSGLLTYPTLMAADILLYDTEEVPVGDDQRQHVELTRDLAERFNSRYGPVFTVPKAVIRTAGARVMDLSDPSRKMSKSEDSPAGTIQVLEDPASITKKIRRAVTDTDTEVRYDPAAKPGVSNLLSILAAVRGGKPDELAAGYEQYGPLKTDVAEAVVEYLRPIQARYAELAADPAVVAKILVDGADRARETAAVTLERAVTAVGLLPPA, from the coding sequence ATGACACGGGTGTTCTCGGGCATGCAGCCCACCGGCGACGCGACTCTCGGCAGCCTGCTCGGGGCGTTGCGCCACTGGGTGGCCGACCAGAGCCGCGACGCGGTGTACTGCGTGGTCGACCTCCACGCCCTGACCCGCCCCATCGACCCGGCGGAGCTGCGACGGCGCACGCTCGAGCTCGCCACGCTGATGCTGGCCGTCGGCATCGACCCCGAAGTGGCCACGTTGTTCGTGCAGAGCCATGTCGCCGAGCACACCTCCCTGGCCTGGCTGATGCAGTGCACGGCGTCGATCGGCGAGCTGCGCCGGATGACCCAGTTCAAGGACAAGTCGGCGTCGGCCACCTTCGTCTCGAGTGGCCTGCTCACGTACCCCACGCTGATGGCGGCCGACATCTTGTTGTACGACACCGAGGAAGTGCCGGTCGGCGACGACCAACGTCAGCACGTCGAGCTCACCCGCGATCTCGCCGAGCGGTTCAACAGCCGTTACGGCCCGGTGTTCACGGTCCCGAAGGCCGTCATCCGCACCGCAGGCGCACGCGTAATGGACCTGAGCGACCCGAGCCGCAAGATGTCGAAGTCCGAAGACAGCCCTGCGGGCACGATCCAAGTGCTCGAGGACCCCGCCTCGATCACCAAGAAGATCCGCCGCGCGGTCACCGACACGGACACCGAGGTGCGCTACGACCCGGCGGCAAAGCCTGGCGTGTCGAACTTGTTGTCGATCCTCGCCGCGGTTCGCGGCGGCAAGCCCGACGAGTTGGCTGCGGGCTACGAGCAGTACGGGCCTTTGAAGACCGACGTCGCGGAAGCGGTGGTCGAGTACCTCCGACCGATCCAGGCGCGCTACGCCGAGCTGGCCGCCGATCCCGCGGTGGTGGCCAAGATCCTGGTCGATGGGGCGGACCGCGCACGGGAGACGGCGGCGGTCACGTTGGAGCGAGCAGTCACCGCCGTCGGCCTGCTGCCTCCCGCGTGA